A genomic region of Melanotaenia boesemani isolate fMelBoe1 chromosome 21, fMelBoe1.pri, whole genome shotgun sequence contains the following coding sequences:
- the LOC121632930 gene encoding uncharacterized protein LOC121632930, which translates to MVQVRELMKIIRLSDTKKNRRKIIRWMQKRGILRRTVKCVKCNRRMHLVTCHVKDGLWWVCKHHRSSPQSVRNGSIFTKSHIPLIKWLEFMHRFAQGLQLKQLAMITDGIAASSRTLTRMAKVLRKVCIAAVKRLRKRGMRIGGRHRFVVIDESKFAHKRKYHRGRCGNTWRRERQWVFGMLEVEGKSRRPILRLVRDRTRKTLIGEHRQPVKPQKC; encoded by the exons ATGGTACAAGTGAGAGAACTGATGAAAATAATTAGGCTGTCAGATACaaagaagaacagaagaaaaataattagatGGATGCAGAAACGTGGGATACTGAGGAGGACCGTAAAGTGTGTAAAATGCAATCGTCGCATGCATCTGGTGACCTGCCATGTCAAAGATGGGCTGTGGTG GGTTTGTAAGCATCATAGAAGTTCTCCACAGTCTGTACGCAATGGCTCGATATTCACGAAGTCTCACATCCCCTTGATAAAATGGCTTGAGTTCATGCACAG gtTTGCACAAGGTTTGCAGTTGAAACAACTTGCCATGATCACTGACGGGATAGCAGCAAGTTCCAGGACATTAACAAGGATGGCAAAAGTACTCAGAAAG GTTTGCATTGCTGCCGTCAAGCGGCTGAGGAAAAGAGGAATGAGGATCGGTGGTCGTCATCGATTTGTTGTCATCGACGAGAGCAAATTTGCCCACAAGCGAAAG TACCATCGTGGTCGATGTGGCAACACTTGGCGTCGTGAGCGGCAGTGGGTGTTTGGGATGCTGGAGGTTGAAGGGAAATCAAGAAGACCTATCCTGAGACTTGTCAGGGATCGCACAAGGAAAACCCTCATTG GAGAGCATCGCCAGCCTGTGAAACCTCAGAAATGTTAG
- the LOC121632931 gene encoding coiled-coil domain-containing protein 106-like, producing MPGSTGKGSSKAALELTSTSTSPCPSSESSFSSSSEEEEQKKKKKKKAKKSKKHLASHSRSRMTTTDGVIRRYKNALHIFNKYGSMKRAFAKINVDRNTIARTAAIAELAITFLDTFKELLPQDEANEKMSVFAERSLVDISGKGHHQAEGVLRGILACGTLEAADGYRQVKRNTSLAIAKAKTQAWEEFGEF from the exons ATGCCTGGATCTACTGGGAAAG GTTCCAGCAAGGCTGCTCTGGAACTTACTTCAACTTCGACATCTCCGTGCCCATCCTCAGAATCCAGTTTCTCATCATcctcagaggaagaggagcagaagaagaagaaaaagaagaaggccAAGAAGTCCAAGAAACACCTTGCTTCTCACAGCCGTTCAAGGA TGACCACAACGGATGGAGTTATCCGCCGCTACAAGAATGCCCTGCACATTTTCAACAAGTATGGATCCATGAAAAGGGCCTTTGCCAAAATCAACGTTGACCGCAACACAATTGCAAGAACAGCAGCAATTGCTGAACTAGCAATCACATTTCTAGACACATTCAAGGAGCTGCTTCCACAAGATGAAGCAAATGAGAAGATGTCTGTGTTTGCAGAGCG CTCGTTGGTGGACATCAGCGGTAAGGGTCAccatcaagctgaaggagtcctacGCGGCATTTTGGCCTGTGGAACtctggaggcagctgatgggtatcggcaggtgAAGCGGAACACGTCTTTGGCgatcgctaaggcaaaaactcaggcatgggaggagtttggagaatTCTGA